A single genomic interval of Lacrimispora sphenoides JCM 1415 harbors:
- a CDS encoding DUF4489 domain-containing protein, whose amino-acid sequence MYNRLFSMSCRPNFSYRSTANRNPQFPQPIQPKKPNQSQYIQNNQMSSCDLPPEDQVLIKSSAKGGIILPEHTEKNATYNVASLNINTSSYRNFVIHLNFSCNILTSSARMHLRFQLFKQDSNQAAPTPVSSSLVYSRNENSRETNTFSFIAYDLDSMGCRCCNYSVYVEIMGFDTIGTIMITNPVLIASIIENNSGIV is encoded by the coding sequence ATGTATAACCGCTTATTCAGTATGTCATGCCGTCCTAATTTTTCATATCGCAGTACAGCCAATAGGAATCCGCAGTTTCCCCAGCCAATCCAGCCCAAAAAACCTAACCAAAGCCAGTATATACAAAATAATCAGATGAGTTCTTGTGATTTACCCCCCGAAGACCAGGTTTTAATAAAGAGTTCCGCTAAGGGAGGAATCATTTTACCTGAACATACAGAAAAAAACGCTACATATAACGTAGCTTCACTTAATATAAATACCAGCAGCTACAGGAATTTTGTAATTCATTTAAATTTTTCCTGCAATATACTTACCTCCAGCGCCCGCATGCATCTAAGGTTTCAATTGTTTAAGCAAGATAGCAATCAGGCGGCTCCGACTCCTGTCAGTTCCAGCCTGGTTTACAGCAGAAATGAGAATAGCAGGGAAACAAATACTTTTTCTTTCATAGCCTATGATCTTGACTCCATGGGGTGCAGATGCTGCAATTACAGCGTTTATGTGGAAATTATGGGCTTTGATACCATTGGCACCATTATGATTACAAATCCAGTTCTTATAGCATCTATCATTGAAAATAATAGTGGAATTGTATAG
- a CDS encoding DUF4489 domain-containing protein, translating into MNDLDMRICECDCDECEDCTCNLTCERSRKHLKPNRTILKCGSQGGVTLPVATVAGAAFTLATVNVDTKGLKNPCIKFEFASNIVTTAAVLTLNFQVFKQCRGVLTPIPVGPIWTFSRLVAVTESDSFSFFVCDCDMCDDDCCTYSVVATVAGVATVGVTAIHNATLAAIIVDNDCF; encoded by the coding sequence ATGAATGATCTTGATATGAGAATATGTGAATGCGATTGTGATGAATGTGAAGACTGCACATGTAATTTAACATGTGAACGGTCAAGAAAGCACTTAAAGCCAAACAGGACAATTTTAAAATGCGGTAGCCAGGGAGGCGTAACCCTGCCAGTAGCAACAGTAGCAGGCGCAGCATTTACTTTGGCTACGGTAAACGTAGATACAAAAGGTTTAAAGAACCCTTGCATTAAATTTGAATTTGCAAGTAATATCGTAACGACAGCTGCTGTTTTAACTCTGAATTTCCAGGTATTCAAACAGTGCAGAGGTGTGCTGACTCCTATTCCCGTAGGACCTATCTGGACTTTCTCACGGCTTGTTGCTGTTACTGAAAGCGACTCCTTCTCCTTCTTCGTTTGTGACTGTGATATGTGCGACGATGACTGCTGCACTTACAGCGTTGTTGCTACAGTTGCCGGCGTTGCTACGGTTGGTGTTACTGCAATTCACAATGCAACCCTTGCTGCAATTATCGTAGATAACGACTGCTTCTAA
- a CDS encoding heparinase II/III domain-containing protein, with translation MITELANALKKPLSCFSPFPQASDRDTWNSLPEDLMSRLIKNGEAFLNFDYPSLTAVDYMEFTRNGNRSRFQDKLFLRRTALDALVLAECAEYRGRFLDDIINGLSLICEENAWQLPAHNSYIRDTPPFILPDVTRPVIDLFAAETASVLAVAEYLLRQELDSVTPFLSKMINKNLEERIFTPYLNEHFWWMGDGASHMNNWTVWCTQNVLLSAFTRELPKDQKEDIFKKACKSIDYFLDEYGEDGCCDEGAQYYRHAGLCLFNCLEVLNGISDNAFNPAYEVEKIRNIASYILTAHIHDVYYVNFADCSPIAGRCGAREYLFGKRTKNEELMSFAAEDYQSSEDPLTVEEHNLFYRLQTVFTHKEMTSFAKSPIAHRDFWYESVGLFIARDEHLYLAVKAGDNDDSHNHNDTGSFTIYKDGKPMFIDVGVETYTKKTFSKDRYDIWTMQSRYHNLPTFFDGGTQIMQRDGSDYRAKHVTHQLGTSVCHISMDLEAAYPDERIKSYTRNAVLEKGKEITISDHYEGDIPYPVLSLMFYEEPVISENTVQIGDLGSLIIEGALRIQKEVIPITDERLKTSWKHDVYRLLVTMDHKDLTLKIR, from the coding sequence ATGATTACAGAACTTGCAAATGCGTTAAAGAAACCTTTGTCCTGCTTTTCTCCCTTTCCCCAGGCCTCTGACCGGGATACCTGGAATTCTCTGCCTGAGGATCTCATGAGCCGCCTCATTAAAAACGGAGAAGCATTTTTAAACTTCGATTATCCTTCACTGACTGCTGTGGATTACATGGAGTTTACCAGAAACGGAAACAGAAGCCGTTTTCAGGATAAGTTGTTCTTAAGAAGGACCGCTCTTGATGCTCTGGTCCTGGCTGAATGCGCAGAATATAGGGGACGATTTCTTGATGATATCATCAACGGGCTTTCTTTGATCTGCGAAGAAAACGCATGGCAGCTTCCTGCCCATAACTCCTACATCCGCGACACACCACCCTTTATCCTTCCTGATGTTACCCGCCCTGTCATTGATCTGTTTGCAGCGGAAACCGCCTCCGTACTGGCCGTGGCAGAGTATCTTTTAAGGCAGGAGCTGGATTCCGTCACTCCCTTCCTCTCAAAGATGATCAATAAAAACCTTGAGGAGAGGATTTTCACTCCTTACCTTAATGAACACTTCTGGTGGATGGGTGACGGGGCCAGCCACATGAATAACTGGACAGTCTGGTGTACCCAGAACGTACTTCTCTCCGCCTTCACAAGAGAGCTGCCAAAAGACCAAAAAGAGGATATATTTAAAAAGGCATGCAAAAGTATTGATTATTTTCTGGATGAATATGGAGAAGACGGTTGCTGCGATGAAGGCGCCCAATACTACCGTCACGCAGGATTATGCCTGTTTAACTGCCTTGAAGTTTTAAATGGAATTTCAGATAATGCCTTTAATCCTGCGTACGAAGTCGAAAAAATCAGGAACATTGCCTCCTACATACTGACCGCTCACATTCATGATGTTTATTACGTGAATTTCGCCGACTGCTCTCCCATTGCCGGACGATGCGGAGCCAGGGAATACCTCTTTGGCAAGCGGACGAAAAATGAGGAGCTTATGTCTTTTGCCGCAGAGGATTACCAAAGCAGTGAAGATCCCTTAACGGTTGAGGAGCATAACCTGTTTTACCGTTTACAGACTGTATTTACCCATAAGGAAATGACTTCCTTTGCCAAATCTCCCATTGCCCACCGGGATTTCTGGTATGAAAGCGTTGGGCTTTTCATCGCCAGAGATGAGCATCTTTATCTGGCCGTAAAAGCCGGGGATAATGACGACAGCCATAATCACAACGACACAGGGAGCTTTACCATTTACAAGGATGGGAAACCCATGTTTATAGACGTTGGGGTAGAGACCTATACGAAAAAAACCTTTTCAAAAGACCGGTATGACATTTGGACCATGCAGTCCCGGTATCACAATCTGCCTACCTTTTTTGACGGCGGGACCCAGATCATGCAAAGGGATGGATCTGATTACCGGGCAAAACATGTGACCCATCAATTAGGAACCTCTGTCTGCCATATTTCCATGGATTTAGAAGCTGCCTACCCGGATGAACGGATTAAATCCTACACCAGAAACGCTGTACTGGAAAAGGGAAAAGAAATCACTATATCCGATCATTACGAAGGAGATATCCCATATCCTGTTCTGTCCCTTATGTTCTACGAGGAACCAGTGATAAGTGAAAATACCGTACAGATCGGTGATTTGGGCAGCCTTATTATCGAAGGTGCATTAAGGATACAAAAAGAAGTGATACCAATAACGGATGAACGTTTAAAAACTTCATGGAAACATGATGTTTACCGGTTACTGGTTACTATGGATCATAAGGATTTGACCTTAAAGATCCGCTAG